TCCAGCTCATCAATGAGCTGGGCGATATGCTGGGCGAGAACCAGTTCACCCAAGCCGACCTCGAGTCGCTGCTGGGCGAACTGGCTGACTACGCCAAGCATCATTTCAGCGAGGAAGAGACGCTCATGGCGCGCGCCGGGATCGACCCGCGCCACCTGCAGGCACACGAGGCGGCTCATGCGGGATTCCTCGAGGAAGTGGCGCTTTTGCAGGCGGGCTTGCAGGGTGACAGTGCGCAAGCCGCCATGCGCCTGCTTGACTACCTCACGCACTGGCTGGCTTTTCATATCCTTGGCCAGGACCAGAACATGGCCGCCCAGCTCGGCATGATCGCCGCCGGCGCGAGCCCGGCCGAAGCTTTCGCTACCAAGGAGGCGGAGAGTGCCGGGGCGACAGAGCCCTTGCTGGCCGCACTCTCCGGGTTGTTCGCACAGGTCTCTGAGCGCAACCGCGAGCTCGTCAAGCTGGCGCAGGAACTGGAAGCGCGGGTGCAACGCCGAACCTCCGCACTGGTCGAGGCGAACCGCAAGCTCGAAGTGCTGTCCCTGACCGACGTGCTGACCGGCCTGCCCAACCGGCGGCATGCCATGGCCAGGCTCGACGCGCTGTGGGAGGAGTCCTGTACCGGCGATCACGCGCTGGCGTGCATGATGCTCGACGCCGATCACTTCAAGGCGGTGAACGACACCCATGGCCACGATGCCGGCGACCACGTGCTGGTCGAGTTCGCCGTGACCGTCCGGGATGCCTTGCGCAACGACGACCTGGTGTTCCGCCTGGGTGGTGACGAGTTCCTCGTGGTTTGCCCGCGCACCGGCCTGGCGGGGGCCT
The genomic region above belongs to Thioalkalivibrio sp. XN279 and contains:
- a CDS encoding GGDEF domain-containing protein, which produces MTAFKWNQNFVTGLGEVDSQHQRLVQLINELGDMLGENQFTQADLESLLGELADYAKHHFSEEETLMARAGIDPRHLQAHEAAHAGFLEEVALLQAGLQGDSAQAAMRLLDYLTHWLAFHILGQDQNMAAQLGMIAAGASPAEAFATKEAESAGATEPLLAALSGLFAQVSERNRELVKLAQELEARVQRRTSALVEANRKLEVLSLTDVLTGLPNRRHAMARLDALWEESCTGDHALACMMLDADHFKAVNDTHGHDAGDHVLVEFAVTVRDALRNDDLVFRLGGDEFLVVCPRTGLAGALQVAEKVLQAIRALDVPVGHGRWRGSASIGVAVKTAEMAHYDELILVADRNVYEAKQAGRNCVRS